In Streptomyces sp. NBC_00683, the DNA window GCGTGGTGTGCGCGGCGCCGCCGCCGAAGCCGACGAGGACACCGGCCGCGCCGGTGCGCATCAGGTGCAGGGCCGCGGTGTACGTGGCGCAGCCGCCGACGATCACCGGGACGTCCAGCTCGTAGATGAACTGCTTCAGGTTGAGCGGCTCGGCCGCGCCGGAGACGTGCTCGGCGGAGACCGTCGTACCGCGGATGACGAAGATGTCCACGCCCGCGTCGACCACGGCCTTGGAGAACTGCGCGGTGCGCTGCGGCGAGAGCGCCGCGGCGGTGACGACACCGGAGTCGCGCACCTCCTTGATGCGCTGCCCGATCAGCTCCTCCTGGATGGGGGCGGAGTAGATCTCCTGGAGCCGCGGGGTGGCGGTCTCGACGGGCATCTCGGCGATCTCGTCGAGGAGCGGCTGCGGGTCGGCGTGCCGGGTCCACAGCCCCTCGAGGTTGAGGACGCCGAGGCCGCCCAGCTCACCGATGCGGATGGCGGTCTGCGGGGAGACCACCGAGTCCATGGGAGCGGCCAGGAAGGGCAGCTCGAAGCGGTAGGCGTCGATCTGCCAGGCGATCGAGACCTCCTTCGGGTCACGGGTACGACGGCTCGGTACGACAGCGATGTCGTCGAACGCGTATGCCCGCCGACCGCGCTTGCCGCGCCCGATCTCGATCTCAGTCACGATGGTGTGGCCTTTCCTCTACGTCTGCGCTGACCAGTATCCCCGACACACACATGAGGGGCGGTTCCGGGAACCCCGGACCGCCCCTCACCTGCGCTGATGCGTTACTTCCTGCTGTAGTTCGGCGCTTCGACCGTCATCTGGATGTCGTGCGGGTGGCTCTCCTTGAGACCCGCCGAGGTGATCCGTACGAATCGGCCGTTCGCCTGGAGCTCCGGGACCGTCCGGCCGCCGACGTAGAACATCGACTGGCGCAGACCGCCGGTGAGCTGGTGGACGACCGCGGACAGCGGGCCGCGGTACGGGACCTGGCCCTCGATGCCCTCGGGGACCAGCTTCTCGTCGGAGGCGACGCCCTCCTGGAAGTAGCGGTCCTTGGAGTACGAGCGCTGGTCGCCCCGCGTCTGCATCGCGGCGAGCGAACCCATGCCGCGGTACGACTTGAACTGCTTGCCGTTGATGAACATCAGCTCGCCCGGGGACTCCTCGCAGCCCGCGAGCAGCGAGCCCAGCATCACGGTGTCCGCGCCGGCCACCAGGGCCTTGGCGATGTCGCCGGAGTACTGCAGGCCGCCGTCGCCGATGACCGGGACGCCGGCCGCCTTGGCGGCGAGCGAGGCCTCGTAGATCGCGGTGACCTGCGGGACGCCGATACCGGCGACCACACGCGTGGTGCAGATGGAGCCGGGTCCGACGCCGACCTTGATGCCGTCGACTCCCGCGTCGATCAGCGCCTGGGCGCCGTCGCGGGTGGCGATGTTGCCGCCGATGACGTCGACACCGGCCGCGTTCGACTTGATCTTGGCGACCATGTCGCCGACGAGCCGGGAGTGGCCGTGCGCGGTGTCCACGACGATGAAGTCGACACCGGCCTCGGCGAGCGCCTGCGCCCGCTCGAAGGCGTCGCCCGCGACACCGACGGCGGCGCCGACGAGCAGCCGGCCCTCCTTGTCCTTCGCGGCGTTCGGGTACTTCTCGGCCTTGACGAAGTCCTTGACGGTGATGAGGCCCTTGAGGACCCCGGCGTCGTCGACCAGCGGAAGCTTCTCGATCTTGTGGCGGCGGAGCAGCTCCATGGCGTCCACGCCGGAGATGCCCACCTTGCCCGTGACCAGCGGCATCGGCGTCATGACCTCGCGCACCTGGCGTCCGCGGTCGGACTCGAAGGCCATGTCGCGGTTGGTGACGATGCCGAGCAGCTTGCCCGACGCGTCGGTGACCGGGACACCGCTGATGCGGAACTTGGCGCAGAGCTGGTCCGCCTCGCGCAGCGTCGCGTCCGGGTGCACCGTGATCGGGTCGGTGACCATGCCGGACTCGGAGCGCTTCACCAGGTCGACCTGGTTGGCCTGGTCGGCGATGGAGAGATTGCGGTGCAGAACACCCGCGCCGCCCTGCCGGGCCATGGCGATCGCCATGCGTGCCTCGGTGACCTTGTCCATCGCGGCGGAGAGCAGCGGGATGTTCACCCGCACGTTCTTCGAGATGTGCGAGGAGGTATCGATCTGATCGGGCGCCATGTCGGACGCGCCGGGCAGCAGCAGCACGTCGTCGTATGTCAGCCCGAGCGTCGCGAATTTCTCGGGCACTCCGTCGACGTTTGCAGTCATGACACCTTCCCCAAATGGCCTTGATCGGTGCGGATGTCCATGCTAACGGGCTCGCAGGGTGTCTCATTCCACGATCAAGATCACCTGGCGGTTTCGTGGCTTCGTACAGAACGGCAGGTGCCGTCCCGCCCCGCCTCGACTACTGCCCCGCGAGAGCCCTCAGTCTGCTCAGCGCACGGTGCTGGGCGACCCGCACCGCACCCGGGGACATCCCGAGCATCTGTCCGGTCTCCTCCGCGGTCAGTCCGACCGCGACCCGCAGGACCAGCAGCTCGCGCTGGTTCTCCGGGAGGTTGGCGAGAAGCTTCTTGGCCCAGGCGGCATCGCTGCTGAGCAGCGCACGCTCCTCCGGGCCGAGCGAGTCGTCGGGCCGCTCCGGCATCTCGTCGGAGGGCACGGCCGTCGATCCGGGGTGCCGCATCGCGGCACGCTGGAGGTCGGCGACCTTGTGGCCCGCGATGGCGAAGACGAAGGCTTCGAAGGGTCTGCCGGTGTCCTTGTACCGCGGCAGCGCCATCAGCACCGCGACACATACCTCCTGCGCCAGGTCCTCCACGAAGTGGCGAGCATCACCGGGAAGCCGGTTCAGCCGAGACCTGCAGTACCGCAGGGCAAGGGGGTGGACATGGGCCAGCAGATCGTGAGTGGCCTGTGCGTCGCCGTCGACGGCACGGTGCACCAGAGCACCGATCACCGTCGTCTCGTCGTCGCGCATCGGACCATGGTGCCCTGACGCCTTCCGATCCGCGGCATCGCGTCCTGAGTTGTGCACCGAAGCGTTATGAGCGGGTGCGCCGGATGTCATGTCCTGCGCCCTCCCCTTCCGCTCGACCGAATCGTTCCCGAGGAACTCCACATCTCAAGGATGCGTCATCGGCCGGGAAGCGTCACGCACCGCTGGTGGGGAGGGCCCGGCCGCAGGTCCGCCGCCACCGTCGTCCCGTCCGCGGGTACGCGGACGGGATCGTCACGGCTACCGGCCGCGCCGCGGCATCAGCGGACCAGACCCCAGCGGAAGCCGAGCGCCACGGCGTGGGCACGGTCCGAGGCGCCGAGCTTCTTGAACAGCCGCCTGGCGTGGGTCTTCACGGTGTCCTCGGAGAGGAACAGCTCACGGCCGATCTCCGCGTTGGAGCGGCCGTGGCTCATGCCTTCGAGCACCTGGATCTCCCGCGCGGTGAGCGTGGGCGCCGCACCCATCTCGGCGGACCGCAGCCGGCGCGGGGCGAGCCGCCACGTCGGATCGGCCAGCGCCTGGGTCACGGTCGCCCGCAGCTCGGCGCGCGAGGCGTCCTTGTGCAGATAGCCGCGGGCCCCGGCGGCGACCGCGAGAGCCACCCCGTCCAGGTCCTCGGCGACGGTCAGCATGATGATCCTGGCCCCGGGGTCCGCCGAGAGCAGCCGCCGGACCGTCTCCACACCCCCCAGACCGGGCATGCGTACGTCCATCAGAATCAAATCCGAACGGTCGGCTCCCCAGCGGCGGAGGACTTCCTCGCCGTTGGCCGCCGTCGTCACACGCTCGACGCCGGGCACGGTCGCAACCGCGCGACGGAGCGCTTCTCGGGCAAGCGGGGAGTCGTCGCAGACGAGGACGGATGTCATGACCGTCCTCCGCAGCTGATGCGCGTCACCTTGAGCCTCCAGGCTGATACAAGTCGTCACCTGTGCGGTTGACCCCCTCGGACATCTGCCCGAGCTCGTTGTCCGTCAACCGCCTCTGCCTTCCCAACGATGGTCACTCGAAAGAGTTACGGGTCGAGGGAACCGGTTCGGCACTCTAAGTGAGGGGCCGCGTACGGAGGAGAACGGCGCGGAATCATTCACCCGTCAACCGATCTCTCACCCCTCGGCATGCCCCATTTAGCGGGTTTTCTTCCCTTTTGCTGGCGTCTGTGGCTAGATTCGCAATCAGTCATATTTACATCTACTAACACCGTAGATGTACGGTCGGGACTCCGGTCACCGACGATCCATGACGGTCGAGGATGCCGTTTCCGACTCAGCAAGGTTTCGAGGGGACACGCAATGGCAGATTTCTCCCGCCTTCCCGGACCCAACGCGGATCTGTGGGACTGGCAGCT includes these proteins:
- a CDS encoding GuaB3 family IMP dehydrogenase-related protein, producing MTEIEIGRGKRGRRAYAFDDIAVVPSRRTRDPKEVSIAWQIDAYRFELPFLAAPMDSVVSPQTAIRIGELGGLGVLNLEGLWTRHADPQPLLDEIAEMPVETATPRLQEIYSAPIQEELIGQRIKEVRDSGVVTAAALSPQRTAQFSKAVVDAGVDIFVIRGTTVSAEHVSGAAEPLNLKQFIYELDVPVIVGGCATYTAALHLMRTGAAGVLVGFGGGAAHTTRNVFGIQVPMATAVADVAGARRDYMDESGGRYVHVIADGGVGWSGDLPKAIACGADAVMMGSPLARATDAPGRGRHWGMEAVHEDVPRGKLVDLGSVGTTEEVLTGPSHNPDGSMNIFGALRRAMATTGYSDLKEFQRVEVTVADSQHRR
- the guaB gene encoding IMP dehydrogenase, whose translation is MTANVDGVPEKFATLGLTYDDVLLLPGASDMAPDQIDTSSHISKNVRVNIPLLSAAMDKVTEARMAIAMARQGGAGVLHRNLSIADQANQVDLVKRSESGMVTDPITVHPDATLREADQLCAKFRISGVPVTDASGKLLGIVTNRDMAFESDRGRQVREVMTPMPLVTGKVGISGVDAMELLRRHKIEKLPLVDDAGVLKGLITVKDFVKAEKYPNAAKDKEGRLLVGAAVGVAGDAFERAQALAEAGVDFIVVDTAHGHSRLVGDMVAKIKSNAAGVDVIGGNIATRDGAQALIDAGVDGIKVGVGPGSICTTRVVAGIGVPQVTAIYEASLAAKAAGVPVIGDGGLQYSGDIAKALVAGADTVMLGSLLAGCEESPGELMFINGKQFKSYRGMGSLAAMQTRGDQRSYSKDRYFQEGVASDEKLVPEGIEGQVPYRGPLSAVVHQLTGGLRQSMFYVGGRTVPELQANGRFVRITSAGLKESHPHDIQMTVEAPNYSRK
- a CDS encoding sigma-70 family RNA polymerase sigma factor, which encodes MRDDETTVIGALVHRAVDGDAQATHDLLAHVHPLALRYCRSRLNRLPGDARHFVEDLAQEVCVAVLMALPRYKDTGRPFEAFVFAIAGHKVADLQRAAMRHPGSTAVPSDEMPERPDDSLGPEERALLSSDAAWAKKLLANLPENQRELLVLRVAVGLTAEETGQMLGMSPGAVRVAQHRALSRLRALAGQ
- a CDS encoding response regulator transcription factor encodes the protein MTSVLVCDDSPLAREALRRAVATVPGVERVTTAANGEEVLRRWGADRSDLILMDVRMPGLGGVETVRRLLSADPGARIIMLTVAEDLDGVALAVAAGARGYLHKDASRAELRATVTQALADPTWRLAPRRLRSAEMGAAPTLTAREIQVLEGMSHGRSNAEIGRELFLSEDTVKTHARRLFKKLGASDRAHAVALGFRWGLVR